In Nakaseomyces glabratus chromosome A, complete sequence, the DNA window CACAGACACCAATGGCTCGCAAGACTTCCCTGGACGACAAGGATAAGCGGATTGCTAGGTCGCTCTCGAGGAAGTCCAAAGTGTTCCTCGGCAACTTGTCATTCAAGAAGCCCTCCAAGACTACCGAGTCCGATACGCACTCTGGCTGGGGTGTGGCCTCTGCACAGACTACCGAACCTCGGTTGGAGAGTCCTCGACTGGGAGGCGCCACCCCGAATCTGACACCGAAGGCATCCGATAGGAGAGGCAAGAGTGACAGCTTGATCTTTGCGCAGCAAGCGTCTCCTAGAGTTGGTTCTTCCCCTGTGGGCCGACGCAACGGAAGCGTCACAAATACGCCTACAGTTGGTTCCAGGAAAGACAGCATTGGTTTTAGTGCGAACACAACGCCTTCCATCGGTATGGCCTTTAATGTCACTCAGCCGCTGACACTGGAGGAGCCAAGACCGCATGTAGACGTGTTGGGACACAGATCATCCAACAGTCTCGGAAGTGCCAATCTGGGAACCCATAATAGCAGCACAATTGCGGCATCGATGTATAGAACACCGCCTTTGACACATCACGATACCTTCGATAAAGTTACAAGTCCTTCTACAACACTAGGGAACTCTGCAAGTGTTTTATCCAAGAGAACCAACAGCTACACCAACCTAGAGGGCAGGAAAAGGATGGGTTCCGGCGACGCTGCGCTGATGGTTGACAGCAATGGGGTAAACGATGAGCTGTTTGATAGTGAATTAAAACTTAGAAAACTGCGGCTTGAGATCAGAGAACTGACCTTGTCCAAGAAACATCTGGTTGATGAAATCGAGCATTTGACCGTTACCAGGGAAAACTTGTTGCAAGAAGTGGAAAGTCTAAAGCACGATAAAGAGAAGTCCTCGTTGTCATCCTTCGAGATATTCGATTCACATCAAGGTGAGACCAACTCTCAAACCAGCCGAAAAAGCAGTAACAGTGCTAACAAGCTCTTGGCAGAAGTTCGAACCGAACCGAAACCGAAATTCTGGAGGATATTTGGAAGTAACCGGAGCGGTGGGTCAAGTGAAGACTCTTATGTGATTCCATGTGAATCAACACCAGCGCCAAACGTCAGCTTGACTAGTGTCTGTGAAAGAGATGGCACTGAGATCCCATTGGTGATTAAAGTCTGTATCACATATCTAGAGGTCGATGAGGATCTGTTAAAAGCGGAAGGTCTATACAGAAAATCGGCTTCTAATGGACTAGTAGAATCTATTGAAAGAGAGATTGTGAAGCTATGTGACTCTCTCGAGGTGACAGACACAG includes these proteins:
- the RGA2 gene encoding GTPase-activating protein RGA2 (CAGL0A03058g~Ortholog(s) have GTPase activator activity and role in hyphal growth, regulation of GTPase activity, septin ring organization, small GTPase mediated signal transduction) — its product is MAKPPDIHVPLHDNDLRGRGREYSAHTPYISQSHDPPMPVLPDHLLILSLYGKTVDDVLDATLTVDELDSLEQWDMPSGASASGSASDSATGSGSGSGSSSGSTSGRSQSDKNEEDSYKNLWSPRMFQPGLIRKNANDMDFDTPGLGISHSRTPSASQSHTSQTHTNQTQTLVQTPSSSSNSHSRKSSNPNPQTPMARKTSLDDKDKRIARSLSRKSKVFLGNLSFKKPSKTTESDTHSGWGVASAQTTEPRLESPRLGGATPNLTPKASDRRGKSDSLIFAQQASPRVGSSPVGRRNGSVTNTPTVGSRKDSIGFSANTTPSIGMAFNVTQPLTLEEPRPHVDVLGHRSSNSLGSANLGTHNSSTIAASMYRTPPLTHHDTFDKVTSPSTTLGNSASVLSKRTNSYTNLEGRKRMGSGDAALMVDSNGVNDELFDSELKLRKLRLEIRELTLSKKHLVDEIEHLTVTRENLLQEVESLKHDKEKSSLSSFEIFDSHQGETNSQTSRKSSNSANKLLAEVRTEPKPKFWRIFGSNRSGGSSEDSYVIPCESTPAPNVSLTSVCERDGTEIPLVIKVCITYLEVDEDLLKAEGLYRKSASNGLVESIEREIVKLCDSLEVTDTDGIIECLRDTELLSLMQRDENAVASVLKRYLRSFSEPVFTYEVYDPLINLVKKDDLINTLPLLNGKPKDKFENEEEEENMGKLFRTTLGSVIRILQLLPEAHYETLKVLCGHICLVSHYSDTNLMNLHNLAIVFSPGLLHDQHGDKDLSDMRERYYIVEFILGHRKEIFD